The following proteins are encoded in a genomic region of Fretibacterium sp. OH1220_COT-178:
- the grdC gene encoding glycine/sarcosine/betaine reductase complex component C subunit beta — MSTVGIKSYAYCLNHMPETGMYYGTTPYHARREGKEKEFVDSLPKHLQTYEQAMQFAPNQAYIGGLSYKEFEAAKTPWTENRLGDAKRYGKFGEIMPEDEFLGLMAACDEFELVWLEKGFAEAVSAKLAQDPVITESIVKRVVRPKNMQDLATIEAEVKERHGEYLRFGGKVVGCVRSGHAVDDCLFAHVLMENLANKASGVLSLLHLIKNSGLAPTDIDFIIECSEEGAGDMNQRAGGNFAKAIAEVAGCTNASGCDVRGFCAGPVNAMIAAASQVASGARKNCVVVAGGSIPKLYMNSRDHVKKGLLALEDCMGSFAALLVPDDGKNPVMRLDVLGKHTVGAGAAPQAVTSVLVYEPLQAAGLTFTDVDKFAAELHIPEITLPAGAGDVPLANIKMIAALAVMKKAIEKADMEAFIKKHGTVGFAHTQGHIPSGVPFVGFACEAIRDGSMKRAMVIGKGSLFLARLTNLADGASFIIEAPSGASAAGAVSKDDVKSLILEALSEIAGKLN, encoded by the coding sequence ACCACATGCCTGAGACGGGAATGTACTACGGCACCACCCCCTACCACGCCCGCAGGGAGGGCAAGGAGAAGGAGTTCGTCGATTCCCTTCCCAAGCACCTTCAGACCTACGAACAGGCCATGCAGTTTGCACCCAACCAGGCCTATATCGGAGGCCTGAGCTACAAGGAGTTCGAGGCCGCCAAGACGCCCTGGACCGAGAACCGTCTGGGCGACGCGAAACGCTACGGCAAGTTCGGGGAGATCATGCCGGAGGATGAGTTCCTCGGCCTGATGGCGGCCTGCGACGAGTTCGAGCTCGTTTGGCTGGAGAAGGGTTTCGCCGAGGCGGTCAGCGCCAAGCTGGCCCAGGACCCCGTGATCACGGAGTCGATCGTCAAGCGCGTGGTGCGTCCGAAAAACATGCAGGACCTCGCAACGATCGAGGCCGAGGTCAAGGAGCGCCACGGCGAGTACCTGCGTTTCGGCGGCAAAGTCGTGGGCTGCGTTCGCAGCGGCCATGCGGTGGACGACTGCCTCTTCGCTCACGTCCTGATGGAGAACCTGGCCAACAAGGCCTCGGGGGTCCTCTCTCTGCTGCACCTCATCAAGAACAGCGGCCTGGCCCCCACCGACATCGATTTCATCATCGAGTGCTCGGAGGAGGGCGCCGGCGACATGAACCAGAGGGCCGGCGGCAACTTCGCCAAGGCCATCGCCGAGGTCGCCGGCTGCACCAACGCCTCCGGCTGCGACGTGCGCGGCTTCTGCGCCGGGCCCGTCAACGCGATGATCGCCGCAGCCAGCCAGGTCGCCAGTGGAGCGCGCAAGAACTGCGTCGTCGTGGCGGGCGGATCCATCCCCAAGCTCTACATGAACAGCCGCGACCACGTCAAGAAAGGTCTGCTGGCTCTCGAGGATTGCATGGGAAGCTTCGCCGCCCTGCTGGTCCCCGACGACGGGAAAAATCCGGTCATGCGTCTCGACGTCCTGGGCAAGCACACGGTGGGCGCGGGCGCCGCGCCGCAGGCGGTTACCTCCGTGCTGGTCTACGAGCCGCTCCAGGCCGCGGGCCTGACCTTCACGGACGTCGACAAGTTCGCAGCCGAGCTTCATATCCCCGAGATCACCCTTCCGGCCGGCGCCGGCGACGTGCCCCTGGCCAACATCAAGATGATCGCGGCCCTGGCCGTCATGAAAAAGGCCATCGAGAAGGCCGACATGGAAGCCTTCATCAAGAAGCACGGTACGGTGGGCTTCGCCCACACGCAGGGGCACATCCCCTCGGGCGTGCCGTTCGTCGGCTTCGCCTGCGAGGCCATCCGCGACGGCTCCATGAAGCGCGCCATGGTGATCGGCAAGGGCAGCCTGTTCCTGGCCCGTCTGACGAATCTGGCCGACGGGGCCTCCTTCATCATCGAAGCTCCCAGCGGTGCCTCGGCAGCCGGGGCCGTCAGCAAGGACGACGTCAAGTCCCTGATCCTGGAGGCGCTCTCCGAAATCGCCGGAAAGCTGAACTGA
- the grdD gene encoding glycine/sarcosine/betaine reductase complex component C subunit alpha yields the protein MSDEIRKIVGSALAEIIDAAKSGGPKAKIGLMAAGSELGSEELARGARLAQETYGNVKPVMIGPRIAGFEDLEWIETPDCEADISSTLEAALKDGRIAGAVALHFPFPLGVTTIGRVMTPGKGKAMILASTTGTSATVRGEAMLRNAIYGIATAKAMGIENPTVGILNVDTAQPVFRALTHLKEKGYPITFGASVRKDGGAVLRGNDILAGAVDVCVTDTLSGNVLMKMFSSFTTGGSYEATGWGYGPSCGEGWRNVVSIISRASGAPVIANALSYTASVVGGGLPDKVAAELAAAKRAGLEDEIAALTPKAECMEEVKAPPAEPTDDEVHGIDVLEIENAVRALWKANIYAESAMGCTGPVIKMPAKHVEKAKAILKENGYL from the coding sequence ATGTCTGACGAGATCAGGAAAATAGTCGGCTCCGCCCTGGCCGAGATCATCGATGCGGCCAAAAGCGGCGGGCCCAAGGCAAAAATTGGGCTGATGGCCGCCGGCAGCGAACTGGGCTCCGAGGAGCTGGCGCGCGGTGCACGCCTGGCCCAGGAGACCTACGGCAACGTCAAGCCCGTCATGATCGGCCCGCGTATCGCCGGGTTCGAGGACCTGGAGTGGATCGAGACCCCGGATTGCGAGGCGGACATCTCCTCGACTCTGGAGGCCGCGCTCAAGGACGGCCGAATCGCCGGGGCCGTCGCCCTCCACTTCCCCTTTCCGCTGGGCGTGACCACCATCGGTCGCGTCATGACGCCGGGCAAGGGCAAGGCCATGATCCTGGCCTCGACCACCGGGACCTCCGCCACGGTCCGGGGCGAGGCGATGCTGCGCAATGCGATCTACGGAATCGCCACCGCAAAGGCGATGGGCATTGAGAATCCGACGGTCGGCATCCTCAACGTGGACACGGCACAGCCCGTGTTTCGCGCACTCACCCATCTGAAGGAGAAGGGGTATCCCATCACCTTCGGCGCCTCGGTCCGCAAGGACGGCGGCGCGGTCCTGCGCGGCAACGACATCCTTGCCGGAGCCGTGGACGTGTGCGTCACGGACACGCTGTCGGGCAACGTTCTGATGAAGATGTTCTCCTCCTTCACCACGGGCGGATCCTACGAGGCCACGGGATGGGGTTACGGCCCCTCCTGCGGCGAGGGCTGGAGGAACGTCGTGTCCATCATCTCGCGCGCGTCCGGCGCACCGGTGATCGCCAACGCGCTCTCCTACACCGCCTCGGTCGTCGGCGGCGGGCTGCCGGACAAGGTGGCCGCCGAGCTGGCTGCCGCCAAGAGGGCGGGGCTGGAGGACGAGATAGCGGCTCTGACGCCCAAGGCGGAATGCATGGAGGAGGTCAAGGCCCCTCCTGCGGAGCCCACGGACGACGAGGTGCACGGCATCGACGTTCTGGAGATCGAGAACGCGGTACGGGCCCTCTGGAAGGCCAACATCTACGCCGAGTCCGCTATGGGCTGCACCGGCCCCGTCATCAAGATGCCGGCGAAGCACGTGGAAAAGGCCAAGGCCATCCTCAAGGAGAACGGTTACCTGTAG